A portion of the Gossypium arboreum isolate Shixiya-1 chromosome 8, ASM2569848v2, whole genome shotgun sequence genome contains these proteins:
- the LOC108469841 gene encoding LOW QUALITY PROTEIN: adagio protein 1 (The sequence of the model RefSeq protein was modified relative to this genomic sequence to represent the inferred CDS: substituted 1 base at 1 genomic stop codon), translating to MEWDSNSDLSGDEDEGFVFNDGNPLPFPVQNLLQTAPCGFVVTDAIEPDHPIVYINTVFEMVTGYRAEEVIGRNCRFLQYRGPFAKRRHPLVDSSVVSEIRRCLEEGIEFQGELLNFRKDGSPLMNKLRLTPIYGDDGIITHVIGIQFFTEVNIDLGPVPGSSIKESIKSSTHSHSGFPVFWPGVVGDRNVYRGFCGILQLSDEVLSLKILSRLTPRDIASVGSVCRATIXPDKNEDLWRMVCQNAWGCETTRVLETVPGAKRLGWGRLARELTTLEAAAWRKLTVGGAVEPSRCNFSACAVGNRVVLFGGEGVNMQPMNDTFVLDLNSSNPEWQHVQVSSPPPGRWGHTLSCVNGSHLVVFGGCGRQGLLNDVFVLDLDAKPPTWREISGLAPPLPRSWHSSCTLDGTKLIVSGGCADSGVLLSDTFLLDLSMEKPVWREIPVAWTPPSRLGHTLSVYGGRKILMFGGLAKSGPLRFRSSDVFTMDLSEDEPCWRCVTGSGMPGAGNPGGVAPPPRLDHVAMSLPGGRILIFGGSVAGLHSASQLYLLDPTDEKPTWRILNVPGRPPRFAWGHSTCVVGGTRAIVLGGQTGEEWMLTELHELSLASSAI from the exons ATGGAGTGGGATAGTAATTCCGATCTGAGTGGGGATGAAGACGAAGGCTTCGTCTTTAACGATGGAAACCCACTACCTTTCCCTGTCCAGAATTTGCTGCAAACGGCTCCTTGTGGCTTTGTTGTCACCGATGCTATCGAACCCGACCACCCCATCGTTTATATCAACACCGTCTTCGAGATGGTTACTGGGTATCGTGCTGAAGAGGTTATTGGTCGCAATTG CCGTTTCTTACAGTATAGAGGGCCATTTGCAAAAAGGCGGCATCCTTTGGTAGACTCCTCAGTAGTATCAGAAATACGGAGATGTCTTGAGGAGGGCATTGAGTTCCAAGGAGAGTTGTTGAACTTTAGAAAGGATGGATCTCCTTTGATGAACAAACTGCGTCTTACTCCTATTTATGGAGATGATGGTATAATCACTCATGTTATTGGTATCCAGTTCTTCACAGAAGTGAACATCGATCTAGGTCCAGTGCCTGGATCTTCAATAAAGGAGTCTATAAAGTCATCCACCCATTCTCATTCTGGTTTTCCTGTGTTTTGGCCTGGAGTAGTTGGGGACCGAAATGTCTACCGTGGGTTTTGTGGGATATTGCAATTGAGCGATGAGGTATTGTCTCTCAAGATACTATCGCGATTGACTCCAAGAGATATTGCGTCTGTTGGTTCTGTCTGTAGAGCGACTATATGACCTGACAAAAACGAGGACCTTTGGCGGATGGTCTGTCAAAATGCATGGGGTTGTGAGACTACTCGTGTTTTAGAGACAGTTCCTGGTGCCAAGAGACTTGGGTGGGGTAGGCTGGCAAGGGAGTTGACCACTCTTGAAGCAGCTGCATGGAGGAAGCTTACTGTTGGAGGGGCTGTTGAGCCTTCACGGTGCAACTTTAGTGCTTGTGCTGTTGGGAATCGAGTTGTACTTTTCGGTGGTGAAGGAGTAAATATGCAACCGATGAAcgacacctttgtattggatctGAATTCCAGTAACCCGGAGTGGCAACATGTCCAGGTGAGTTCTCCTCCACCTGGTCGTTGGGGTCATACACTTTCTTGCGTGAATGGGTCTCATCTGGTGGTATTTGGTGGCTGTGGAAGGCAGGGCCTGCTCAATGATGTTTTCGTGCTAGATTTGGATGCTAAGCCTCCGACTTGGCGAGAGATCTCAGGATTGGCTCCTCCGCTACCTAGATCATGGCACAGCTCCTGCACTCTTGATGGAACCAAGCTCATAGTTTCCGGTGGTTGTGCAGATTCGGGAGTACTTCTTAGTGACACTTTCCTGCTTGATCTTTCAATGGAGAAACCTGTCTGGAGAGAGATACCAGTAGCGTGGACCCCACCTTCTCGTTTGGGTCACACACTGTCGGTATACGGTGGTCGGAAAATATTGATGTTTGGAGGTCTTGCTAAGAGTGGTCCTCTGCGGTTTCGTTCTAGTGATGTGTTCACAATGGATTTAAGTGAGGATGAACCCTGTTGGAGATGTGTAACTGGGAGTGGGATGCCTGGCGCTGGAAACCCCGGGGGCGTAGCTCCACCTCCAAGACTTGACCATGTCGCCATGAGCCTACCCGGTGGAAGAATTCTCATCTTTGGCGGGTCTGTCGCTGGTCTTCACTCTGCTTCCCAACTTTATCTCCTGGATCCAACCGATGAGAAACCTACTTGGAGGATACTAAATGTGCCCGGGAGACCCCCGAGGTTTGCTTGGGGGCATAGTACTTGTGTTGTTGGTGGAACAAGGGCTATCGTACTTGGTGGTCAAACTGGCGAAGAGTGGATGCTGACCGAGCTCCATGAACTATCATTGGCAAGTTCTGCTATCTGA
- the LOC108470022 gene encoding plasma membrane ATPase 4 isoform X1 — translation MAGISLEEIKNETVDLEKIPIEEVFEQLKCTREGLSSDEGVNRIQIFGPNKLEEKKESKILKFLGFMWNPLSWVMEAAAIMAIALANGEGKPPDWQDFVGIVCLLVINSTISFIEENNAGNAAAALMAGLAPKTKVLRDGKWTEQEAAILVPGDIISIKLGDIIPADARLLEGDPLKVDQSALTGESLPVTKNPGDEVFSGSTCKQGEIEAVVIATGVHTFFGKAAHLVDSTNQVGHFQKVLTAIGNFCICSIAIGMLVEIVVMYPIQHRKYRDGIDNLLVLLIGGIPIAMPTVLSVTMAIGSHRLSQQGAITKRMTAIEEMAGMDVLCSDKTGTLTLNKLSVDKNLIEVFVKDADKEHVVLLAARASRTENQDAIDAAIVGMLADPKEARAGIREVHFLPFNPVDKRTALTYIDSNGNWHRASKGAPEQILALCNAKEDLKKRVHSIIDKFADRGLRSLAVARQQVPEKTKESAGTPWQFVGLLPLFDPPRHDSAETIRQALHLGVNVKMITGDQLAIAKETGRRLGMGTNMYPSASLLGQDKDASIAALPVEELIEKADGFAGVFPEHKYEIVKKLQERKHICGMTGDGVNDAPALKKADIGIAVADATDAARSASDIVLTEPGLSVIISAVLTSRAIFQRMKNYTIYAVSITIRIVFGFLFIALIWKFDFSPFMVLIIAILNDGTIMTISKDRVKPSPLPDSWKLKEIFATGIVLGGYLALMTVIFFWAMHDTDFFSDKFGVRSLREREHEMMGALYLQVSIVSQALIFVTRSRSWSYAERPGLLLVTAFIIAQLVATLIAVYANWGFARIKGIGWGWAGVIWLYSIVFYVPLDIMKFAIRYILSGKAWLNLLENKTAFTTKKDYGKEEREAQWALAQRTLHGLQPPETSNLFNDKNSYRELSEIAEQAKRRAEVARLRELHTLKGHVESVVKLKGLDIDTIQQHYTV, via the exons ATGGCCGGTATTAGTCTTGAAGAGATCAAGAACGAGACTGTTGATCTG GAAAAAATCCCCATCGAGGAAGTGTTTGAGCAGCTGAAATGTACCAGAGAAGGTTTAAGCTCAGACGAGGGAGTCAACAGGATTCAGATTTTTGGCCCCAACAAGCTAGAGGAGAAAAAG GAGAGCAAAATTCTCAAGTTTTTGGGGTTCATGTGGAATCCATTGTCATGGGTCATGGAAGCTGCTGCAATCATGGCCATTGCTTTAGCCAACGGTGAGGGGAAGCCGCCGGATTGGCAAGATTTCGTCGGTATCGTTTGTTTATTGGTGATTAACTCTACCATCagttttattgaagaaaataatGCTGGTAATGCTGCTGCTGCTCTTATGGCTGGTCTTGCTCCCAAAACCAAG GTGCTAAGGGATGGCAAATGGACTGAGCAAGAAGCAGCAATTCTGGTTCCTGGAGACATCATTAGCATCAAATTGGGAGATATCATCCCGGCCGATGCTCGACTTCTTGAAGGCGATCCATTAAAGGTTGATCAATCCGCCTTAACAGGAGAATCGCTTCCCGTTACGAAGAATCCCGGGGATGAAGTCTTCTCAGGTTCAACTTGTAAACAGGGTGAAATTGAAGCCGTTGTTATCGCTACCGGTGTGCATACCTTCTTCGGGAAGGCTGCACATCTTGTGGATAGCACTAACCAAGTAGGACACTTCCAAAAGGTGCTCACTGCTATTGGAAACTTTTGTATTTGCTCCATTGCCATTGGTATGTTGGTCGAGATCGTTGTCATGTATCCGATTCAACACCGCAAGTACCGGGATGGGATCGACAATCTTTTGGTCCTCCTGATCGGTGGTATTCCCATTGCTATGCCGACTGTTTTGTCTGTCACCATGGCCATTGGGTCTCACAGGCTGTCTCAGCAGGGTGCTATCACCAAGCGTATGACCGCCATCGAAGAAATGGCCGGTATGGATGTCCTTTGCAGTGATAAGACAGGAACATTGACGCTCAATAAGCTGAGTGTCGATAAAAACTTGATTGAGGTGTTTGTAAAGGATGCTGATAAGGAGCACGTTGTCTTGCTTGCTGCAAGGGCATCTAGAACTGAAAATCAAGATGCTATCGATGCTGCCATTGTTGGAATGCTTGCCGACCCTAAGGAG GCGAGAGCTGGTATTAGAGAGGTGCATTTCTTGCCTTTCAATCCAGTAGACAAGAGAACTGCATTGACTTACATTGATTCCAATGGCAACTGGCATCGAGCAAGCAAAGGTGCTCCCGAACAG ATCTTGGCCCTTTGCAATGCAAAAGAAGATCTTAAGAAGAGAGTTCATTCTATCATCGACAAGTTTGCGGATCGTGGGCTTCGTTCTTTAGCTGTTGCCAGACAG CAAGTGCCggagaaaacaaaagaaagcgcCGGCACTCCATGGCAATTTGTTGGCTTATTGCCTCTGTTTGATCCTCCAAGGCATGACAGTGCGGAAACCATTCGCCAAGCTCTTCATCTTGGTGTGAATGTTAAGATGATTACTG GTGATCAACTTGCGATTGCAAAAGAGACTGGCCGCAGACTTGGAATGGGGACGAACATGTATCCTTCTGCTTCTTTGCTAGGTCAAGACAAAGATGCAAGCATAGCTGCCCTTCCTGTGGAAGAGTTGATTGAGAAGGCCGATGGGTTTGCGGGAGTGTTTCCAG AGCACAAATACGAAATTGTGAAGAAATTACAAGAGAGGAAGCATATTTGTGGAATGACTGGAGATGGTGTTAACGATGCTCCTGCTTTAAAGAAGGCAGATATAGGTATTGCAGTGGCTGATGCTACAGATGCCGCACGAAGTGCTTCCGACATTGTTCTCACAGAACCGGGGCTGAGTGTTATTATAAGTGCAGTGTTAACTAGCAGAGCCATTTTCCAAAGGATGAAGAACTATACT ATCTACGCAGTTTCGATCACGATCCGTATTGTG TTCGGATTTTTGTTTATCGCTCTCATCTGGAAGTTCGATTTTTCGCCTTTCATGGTTTTGATCATTGCCATTCTTAATGATG GAACCATTATGACAATCTCAAAGGATCGAGTCAAGCCATCGCCCTTGCCTGATAGCTGGAAACTGAAAGAAATTTTTGCCACTGGAATCGTGCTCGGAGGCTACTTGGCATTGATGACTGTCATATTCTTCTGGGCCATGCATGATACCGACTTCTTCTCG GACAAATTTGGTGTTCGATCTCTACGGGAACGAGAGCATGAGATGATGGGCGCTTTATACTTACAAGTGAGCATTGTGAGCCAGGCTCTGATCTTCGTGACTAGATCGCGTAGCTGGTCGTACGCTGAGCGTCCCGGATTACTATTGGTCACTGCCTTCATCATTGCACAGCTT GTTGCAACTTTGATTGCTGTATATGCAAACTGGGGATTTGCAAGGATCAAAGGAATTGGTTGGGGATGGGCTGGTGTCATATGGCTCTACAGTATAGTTTTCTACGTACCATTGGATATAATGAAGTTCGCCATCCGTTACATCTTAAGCGGAAAAGCTTGGCTCAACCTACTCGAAAACAAG ACTGCATTCACCACAAAGAAAGATTATGGCAAAGAAGAAAGGGAAGCACAATGGGCACTTGCCCAAAGAACATTGCACGGACTTCAACCACCGGAAACTTCTAATCTCTTCAATGACAAGAACAGTTACCGGGAGTTATCGGAGATCGCCGAGCAGGCCAAGAGACGAGCGGAAGTTGCAAG GCTTCGAGAGCTTCATACACTCAAAGGGCACGTCGAGTCCGTGGTGAAACTCAAGGGGCTGGATATCGATACGATCCAGCAGCATTATACTGTTTAG
- the LOC108470022 gene encoding plasma membrane ATPase 4 isoform X2, whose protein sequence is MWNPLSWVMEAAAIMAIALANGEGKPPDWQDFVGIVCLLVINSTISFIEENNAGNAAAALMAGLAPKTKVLRDGKWTEQEAAILVPGDIISIKLGDIIPADARLLEGDPLKVDQSALTGESLPVTKNPGDEVFSGSTCKQGEIEAVVIATGVHTFFGKAAHLVDSTNQVGHFQKVLTAIGNFCICSIAIGMLVEIVVMYPIQHRKYRDGIDNLLVLLIGGIPIAMPTVLSVTMAIGSHRLSQQGAITKRMTAIEEMAGMDVLCSDKTGTLTLNKLSVDKNLIEVFVKDADKEHVVLLAARASRTENQDAIDAAIVGMLADPKEARAGIREVHFLPFNPVDKRTALTYIDSNGNWHRASKGAPEQILALCNAKEDLKKRVHSIIDKFADRGLRSLAVARQQVPEKTKESAGTPWQFVGLLPLFDPPRHDSAETIRQALHLGVNVKMITGDQLAIAKETGRRLGMGTNMYPSASLLGQDKDASIAALPVEELIEKADGFAGVFPEHKYEIVKKLQERKHICGMTGDGVNDAPALKKADIGIAVADATDAARSASDIVLTEPGLSVIISAVLTSRAIFQRMKNYTIYAVSITIRIVFGFLFIALIWKFDFSPFMVLIIAILNDGTIMTISKDRVKPSPLPDSWKLKEIFATGIVLGGYLALMTVIFFWAMHDTDFFSDKFGVRSLREREHEMMGALYLQVSIVSQALIFVTRSRSWSYAERPGLLLVTAFIIAQLVATLIAVYANWGFARIKGIGWGWAGVIWLYSIVFYVPLDIMKFAIRYILSGKAWLNLLENKTAFTTKKDYGKEEREAQWALAQRTLHGLQPPETSNLFNDKNSYRELSEIAEQAKRRAEVARLRELHTLKGHVESVVKLKGLDIDTIQQHYTV, encoded by the exons ATGTGGAATCCATTGTCATGGGTCATGGAAGCTGCTGCAATCATGGCCATTGCTTTAGCCAACGGTGAGGGGAAGCCGCCGGATTGGCAAGATTTCGTCGGTATCGTTTGTTTATTGGTGATTAACTCTACCATCagttttattgaagaaaataatGCTGGTAATGCTGCTGCTGCTCTTATGGCTGGTCTTGCTCCCAAAACCAAG GTGCTAAGGGATGGCAAATGGACTGAGCAAGAAGCAGCAATTCTGGTTCCTGGAGACATCATTAGCATCAAATTGGGAGATATCATCCCGGCCGATGCTCGACTTCTTGAAGGCGATCCATTAAAGGTTGATCAATCCGCCTTAACAGGAGAATCGCTTCCCGTTACGAAGAATCCCGGGGATGAAGTCTTCTCAGGTTCAACTTGTAAACAGGGTGAAATTGAAGCCGTTGTTATCGCTACCGGTGTGCATACCTTCTTCGGGAAGGCTGCACATCTTGTGGATAGCACTAACCAAGTAGGACACTTCCAAAAGGTGCTCACTGCTATTGGAAACTTTTGTATTTGCTCCATTGCCATTGGTATGTTGGTCGAGATCGTTGTCATGTATCCGATTCAACACCGCAAGTACCGGGATGGGATCGACAATCTTTTGGTCCTCCTGATCGGTGGTATTCCCATTGCTATGCCGACTGTTTTGTCTGTCACCATGGCCATTGGGTCTCACAGGCTGTCTCAGCAGGGTGCTATCACCAAGCGTATGACCGCCATCGAAGAAATGGCCGGTATGGATGTCCTTTGCAGTGATAAGACAGGAACATTGACGCTCAATAAGCTGAGTGTCGATAAAAACTTGATTGAGGTGTTTGTAAAGGATGCTGATAAGGAGCACGTTGTCTTGCTTGCTGCAAGGGCATCTAGAACTGAAAATCAAGATGCTATCGATGCTGCCATTGTTGGAATGCTTGCCGACCCTAAGGAG GCGAGAGCTGGTATTAGAGAGGTGCATTTCTTGCCTTTCAATCCAGTAGACAAGAGAACTGCATTGACTTACATTGATTCCAATGGCAACTGGCATCGAGCAAGCAAAGGTGCTCCCGAACAG ATCTTGGCCCTTTGCAATGCAAAAGAAGATCTTAAGAAGAGAGTTCATTCTATCATCGACAAGTTTGCGGATCGTGGGCTTCGTTCTTTAGCTGTTGCCAGACAG CAAGTGCCggagaaaacaaaagaaagcgcCGGCACTCCATGGCAATTTGTTGGCTTATTGCCTCTGTTTGATCCTCCAAGGCATGACAGTGCGGAAACCATTCGCCAAGCTCTTCATCTTGGTGTGAATGTTAAGATGATTACTG GTGATCAACTTGCGATTGCAAAAGAGACTGGCCGCAGACTTGGAATGGGGACGAACATGTATCCTTCTGCTTCTTTGCTAGGTCAAGACAAAGATGCAAGCATAGCTGCCCTTCCTGTGGAAGAGTTGATTGAGAAGGCCGATGGGTTTGCGGGAGTGTTTCCAG AGCACAAATACGAAATTGTGAAGAAATTACAAGAGAGGAAGCATATTTGTGGAATGACTGGAGATGGTGTTAACGATGCTCCTGCTTTAAAGAAGGCAGATATAGGTATTGCAGTGGCTGATGCTACAGATGCCGCACGAAGTGCTTCCGACATTGTTCTCACAGAACCGGGGCTGAGTGTTATTATAAGTGCAGTGTTAACTAGCAGAGCCATTTTCCAAAGGATGAAGAACTATACT ATCTACGCAGTTTCGATCACGATCCGTATTGTG TTCGGATTTTTGTTTATCGCTCTCATCTGGAAGTTCGATTTTTCGCCTTTCATGGTTTTGATCATTGCCATTCTTAATGATG GAACCATTATGACAATCTCAAAGGATCGAGTCAAGCCATCGCCCTTGCCTGATAGCTGGAAACTGAAAGAAATTTTTGCCACTGGAATCGTGCTCGGAGGCTACTTGGCATTGATGACTGTCATATTCTTCTGGGCCATGCATGATACCGACTTCTTCTCG GACAAATTTGGTGTTCGATCTCTACGGGAACGAGAGCATGAGATGATGGGCGCTTTATACTTACAAGTGAGCATTGTGAGCCAGGCTCTGATCTTCGTGACTAGATCGCGTAGCTGGTCGTACGCTGAGCGTCCCGGATTACTATTGGTCACTGCCTTCATCATTGCACAGCTT GTTGCAACTTTGATTGCTGTATATGCAAACTGGGGATTTGCAAGGATCAAAGGAATTGGTTGGGGATGGGCTGGTGTCATATGGCTCTACAGTATAGTTTTCTACGTACCATTGGATATAATGAAGTTCGCCATCCGTTACATCTTAAGCGGAAAAGCTTGGCTCAACCTACTCGAAAACAAG ACTGCATTCACCACAAAGAAAGATTATGGCAAAGAAGAAAGGGAAGCACAATGGGCACTTGCCCAAAGAACATTGCACGGACTTCAACCACCGGAAACTTCTAATCTCTTCAATGACAAGAACAGTTACCGGGAGTTATCGGAGATCGCCGAGCAGGCCAAGAGACGAGCGGAAGTTGCAAG GCTTCGAGAGCTTCATACACTCAAAGGGCACGTCGAGTCCGTGGTGAAACTCAAGGGGCTGGATATCGATACGATCCAGCAGCATTATACTGTTTAG
- the LOC108468006 gene encoding uncharacterized protein LOC108468006, whose product MSVALSSSHQTFIANAFSFNRKPKAKLPNSPTFITCRFHSDDHDDTSWRNEKQLAKLAMVTLAAGVLTLGSVGDASAAKSGGRVGGQAFRSAAPRSAPRANNNSRTNIYINPRVAPPLVGGYGYGYGVPFYGGWGWSPFSFFAPGPSVAVGIGGGFDTLLLFMFLGAFAAVVRRFFGSRNEDEDEY is encoded by the exons ATGTCGGTAGCATTATCCTCTTCTCATCAAACTTTCATAGCCAATGCTTTCTCATTTAATCGAAAACCCAAAGCAAAGCTTCCCAATTCTCCTACTTTCATTACTTGCAGGTTCCACTCAGACGACCACGACGATACCTCCTG GAGAAATGAGAAACAGTTAGCAAAGCTAGCAATGGTGACATTGGCAGCCGGGGTATTGACTCTGGGTTCGGTGGGTGACGCATCAGCCGCCAAATCTGGTGGTAGAGTTGGCGGTCAAGCGTTCCGGTCAGCGGCTCCTCGCTCAGCACCAAGAGCCAACAACAATTCCAG GACCAACATTTACATTAATCCGCGGGTCGCCCCACCTCTAGTCGGAGGCTACGGATACGGTTACGGCGTGCCGTTCTATGGTGGTTGGGGCTGGTCACCATTCTCATTCTTTGCTCCCGGCCCTAGCGTTGCGGTCGGCATCGGAGGCGGATTCGATACACTCCTCTTGTTTATGTTTTTGGGTGCATTTGCAGCTGTTGTAAGGAGATTCTTTGGATCAAGaaatgaagatgaagatgaatattag
- the LOC108469129 gene encoding uncharacterized protein LOC108469129 has product MGTELEHCGINPIIESSESNSTEIRVNNMESIKETMQMHEDMFKHQVRELHRVYSVQKALMEELKKGIKSNRLWATPMVTSSHINQSQLINHHQHSTTPLQITCGYNPNLEADPTLRERTSSCSGDHIHTMKMAKGFDLERPAGENSDEDSEVELTLSIGGASKKKKSKGGEITNRGSFKSESGDDFIGPNTPPLLSFPWLKHKQDLHLPLNNI; this is encoded by the exons ATGGGAACCGAACTTGAGCACTGTGGTATAAACCCAATAATAGAAAGCTCAGAAAGTAATTCCACGGAAATTAGGGTTAATAACATGGAATCCATCAAAGAgacaatgcaaatgcatgaagaCATGTTCAAACACCAg GTACGAGAACTTCATCGGGTGTACAGCGTTCAAAAGGCACTAATGGAGGAACTGAAAAAGGGAATTAAATCAAACAGGTTGTGGGCAACTCCAATGGTTACCTCCTCTCATATCAACCAATCCCAACTCATTAACCACCACCAACATTCAACAACACCGCTGCAAATTACCTGTGGGTACAATCCCAATCTCGAAGCCGATCCGACCTTAAGGGAAAGGACTAGCAGTTGCTCCGGCGATCACATTCACACCATGAAAATGGCAAAGGGATTCGACCTGGAGAGACCGGCCGGGGAAAACTCGGATGAAGATAGTGAAGTTGAACTCACACTGAGTATCGGCGGTGCAAGCAAGAAGAAGAAGTCAAAAGGTGGGGAAATTACTAATAGGGGTTCGTTTAAATCAGAGAGTGGAGATGATTTCATTGGTCCCAACACTCCTCCATTATTGAGTTTTCCATGGCTTAAGCATAAACAGGACTTACACTTACCTTTGAACAAtatttaa